The genomic region GCTGCAATAATTTGGAAAAAATGTAGAAGCCATTTAGCTTTTGTTGACACCCAAGAAATCCCAAAAAGGAGGGGAAAGCCCAAACTCAGTGAGCCAACAAACATATGCCTTCTTACAGCTACAAGGTACTCATAATGAGGCccctacaaaaagaataaaggaatgaaatagagaaagaagcccAAATTGGAGAAGGGGAAATGCGGCCCAACCCATTGAATAGACAAGCCCAGAAGGGATTTTGTCCTTTAGAAAGAAAGAGCCTgtaaaagaaagggaaaaggaaGACGTTTAGAAGCCCAAGGCCCCTGGGTAGAGGGAAAGGACAGGGATCCACAATAGCATTGAGGACCTAAGGTTGAATGTTGAACTGTCTGAAAAAGGAGGAAGACCGAGGGACCtcgaagaaggaagaaagactAAAAGCATGACAAGATCAGAGAACCTTTACAAGAATCCTTCATCCCGACGAAAGATCAACACCAAAGATCCCCGTCCTCTCAACAAGCCCACGACACCCTGTTGGGCTTGGGTTTAAGGACCTGTCACAAAAGGGACCTCACAGCTTTCAAGTATTAAAAGAAGGTACTTCCTAAACAACATGCGGGGTGTGCCTTTGTGTATATTTTATGGAACAGGAAAACAGGTACCAAACAAATCTCCAAAGCAAGACAACTTCAGTACAGTTACTTTTTTACCTTCTAAGATTGGATCGAATTCATTAACATAATAGGAAGATCATTACCCATAAAGAAGAGGTCTTTTTGCTTGTAGAAAACAGGAAGTTTTGTCATCATCATGGACATCTTAGACAATCCATTATAAAGATAATTACCACAACAACAGTGACTAACAAGGCACCCGTCTAAACTTTTCCATTTACTTTTCTAGTTGTCAAAGCAAATGGGTGGCTTTTGCTCATCATATATATGGAGCTACCAAATCCTGAACTGTGACAAAATTGTAAGGCTTATCCTTATCTGTCCAATACTGCAACTCATCTTCCCTTAAAATCATCTCTTATAAATCAGTTGCATACGAATAATAGACATGGAGCACATGTAAATCCTATCTTTTAAATGGTTTTAGCATATTTGAGACTAGAAATTCACACTTGCCTCTCTCACAAAGATATATTGGCAGTTTTCATTCTCAAAATTGTAATAAACAAAGGCATCAATTCTGCTCTAGTTTCCCATTGCCACCAATTTTTTAAGTCACCTGCATATTTTACAAGGAAAATTTCTGAATTACTTCCTATACTTGACATTATCTAAGTACCTAAGGCCTATAAACGCATGAAGCAATCTCTAAAAAGGAATAATAACTTCACAGTTTCTTGCATACAAAAATCGATCAAACACAATGGCTCCTCTCCCTTCAGTTCACCATCCTTGTTTTGCCATGTTTAATATAGAAAGCCAGCATTTTGATCAGGCTGATCTGAGCGAACTCGATGGGCAGCCTTATGAGCCCAAgcttgaaataaaataatattttctttattacttcaaaaaaatatacttgTCCAAACTCCAAATCCTGGCTCCATTCTTTTGTAGGTATCTCTAAAAATCAagtcaacccaacccaacccatcccTTAGATAGTAGATTAGATTAGATTGAATTGGGACATCTAATTGAGGTCATTTTGGCAAGCCACATTAAAAAATAGGTTTTCATTCAACTAGTAAGTCCATTATCCAACAAATTATTATAAGTTCCTACTATTAAGGATAATATTCAAATTTCATCAAAACTAAATCTCAGTATACCAAAATAAATGGAAccaacaaattatatatatatatatatatatatatatatatatatatatatatattgtcaagAGTATTATAACTCAATTAACATTTCTTGGTGTTTCCAACAAAGACATTTAAGATTCAAATCCCTTACCCCTAACCATAATCCTAATTTCAAAAGAAGGGGAGGGTGGGGGGACAACAACAATTCATCACCCCATGAAAAATCAACGTAAGGCATCAAGTTGGAAtgagttgagttgagttgagttgagtGCATTAGGTTGATGGGTTGACTGCATACCCCTATATGGAAGATATCTTATAGTTTGTGTCTAAACTAGttcaaaagtcaaaatattCTTGTTGTAATGAACTACTCCATTAACTTTTACTTTAATTGACAAATTAGCCTataaaagatttaatttttgtcaatttagatCCTCCATTTGTAAAAATAAGTCAATATGATCATTTCATCCAAATCTATTAGTATTGACATGGCAGTCAAGAGCTTAGGGTCTGGAATGGGGAACACCCACGGTAAATGGTGAACAAACCTTAACAAGACAATACTACTAAGAATTATGAGTGATCGTGGGGTGCCAAATAATatcatattaatattaattatttaaattgattTGAAGTTATTTaagaatatagttttttttttgtgtggtgttTTAGAAACACagtttcataatttaaaattgtgttttgaaaacacaatttcaacttacttaactaaattttaagtgaaattGATGTCAACACTTAAAATTGTGTTtgttaagagttttgtaactcaaaCCTCTTGATGTTTCTAACATCTAGAGTTTAAATCTCCCTTCCCCATTGTTACAATTATAgtactataaaaaattaaaaatactaaataataaatacaaGTTTAACAAGAATGCTAGaatctcaattttttaataatgattaTGAGAGGATAAATGGTGCCTAAacctttaaataataatttatcaatcttataaaaaaattataagtttagGAAAACAACATTTGAATCCCAAGCCTTTAGTAATGAGTCCAAgagttcaaataaaattattataagtaaaataaataagtaaaaattaaatttccagCCTCAAAGTAATCAAACCAATGGGATCAAATTCAATTATCTCTATTTGAAACCTACAAAATGCTAATTATGATGATTAAAGTAAATGTAGATGTTATTTGgaagattctcaaaaaagaaataagaaaaaaagaagatgtaattcGGAAAGATGGGGAAGTCAATAGTATCTGTGATATCTTGTGAAAATATTGGAAAAAGCATTTGTACTAAGATTCAATGGGCATGAACTCACTCTTTAAATGTAGCTAGAAGTATGGTTTGTAAGAAAAACTATTGATTtaacaaaatcaataaatttttaaaagggAATCATTGAAGAGTGATGATGCCCAAATACTTAAAATATCCTAAACCCTAAATAAACATCATAGTTAGTACAGTGTGGGTACATTACAGTAAGTATAGAGACAAATATAATTCgacatttttaagaaaagtacGTTTCAAAAATTTGGCAGAAAATATGGAAACGGAGAAATAACGATATGTGTATAGTACGTGTAAtatgtttattattaaaaaaatcgccatttaaaatacaaaacatttgtcgTAGAGTAATACTACATCCacattattttcacaataatttcagaACAAATAATAGATGACAAGATGTTATTGATGTTAATGGTGGCTCAAATTAGAACCATTAATAgcttaccacttaaaatttgttatgaaattattgtgaacatagcattACTCTGTCatatactttatttatttatttattttatttatggaaatatgcttctttttaaataaatacaataatcTTTGTATTGAGTAAGATTCTCAccaatttaattttgaataacctatttaataaaaaattatatcaatagACTTTAATGGTAACATTATTAAGTAATAATATTCATCCAAAAGCTAATAATTCGATTATTAGCTAccattttttttgagagagtttaaaaaaattattagctatcatttattgctatttttaggaatttttttaattgcttattgctattttttaggaattgtaacaAAGGATACGTGTTTCACTCTTTTAATCTTATTTCTTAGGAGttgtttaatcatttattttattataatgttttcaatttttaattttcattaataaattttatttagacAGCCCCTTTAGCATTTTATAGCCCGGAGTTGTTTAATCATTTATTGTTGTAGTGACTGCAACTTTATGTCTTTAGCATTTTATAGCCCGTATGTTTATGTAGTTTTTAACTTTTGCGTGTTACAAACGGGAATGAAATTGTCATTCCAAAATAATGCGCATTTTATCGTACAGATGGAAACAAATCGGCAAATGGGAGTTTTAATTAGTTGTTAACCCATATCATGCAcggaaaatttttttataaatgtataatttattatgaaacaaatgatatattaattaaaaagttttgggttatttctaaaaaaaaaattaataagttttggGTTGTTCTACcgtacctcaaaaaaaaaagaggtacgGTACCCCTAAATCTGAACCCTTCATTTACTGCTATTTTAATCATGACCATTGATGtaattttaatggttttggTTACCGGTTAAAcaggttttatatatatatataccaaaaattAGAACATTCATCAAACTTTTCTCTCTCACGTTTGCTTCTCTTATCTCTGCTTGCTCTGTCTCAGTTTGCCTCTCTAAATAGAACCCTCAAATCACAGCTAAAACCATGCAAGAACCAGACAGCCGCAGCCGCACACCCACAACCTCAAATCGGCGGCGCTTCTTTTCTGCCATTCTATATCGGCGGATTACATATGATTAACGCTGATAtggttttatattatttctctaaactttgtggGTTTAAGctattattgttttgtttgagtttcGGTTCTTAAAGACATATTTGACAAATTAAATCTTTACACCGAATTGCTTGACAGTCCACCATTGATTGCCTGGATCACTACTGCCATCTGAAACTGAAATTGTAATAAGGCTTATTCCTCAAAAAGATgctcaaattatttttgtttcttgcagCTTGATCTAAAAACTTTATCCGTTGCAATCCGTTTGTTATGGGCCAAATCTCCTGAGCAACGAGCAGCTGTTGACTTGGACCATGGACACCCACTACTCAAGAGGTAAAAGATGCTCCCAGTTCTGTCCAGAGTTTTGCTATTTATGTATTTGGATGTTCAACTGGTGATTATTTGAACATAATCTTGATATtcgttttacaatttttattttgcacTGGTTTATTTTCACTTATTCTAAACTAGAAATACACTTCCATTCTTTTTGTGGTTAACTTGTACAATTTCGCTTTATCTACAATCTGTAGGAATATCTTGAAGAATGTATTGGACCTAACACAAGAAGAGCAATCTTATATCAAGTAAGAAATGTTGAAAGCTTATCACTTCTCAATTGCGTTCCTTTAACtgtttgttgtaattttttggaAACATCACCTAGAAGTATTGAGGTTAAACATAGAATTGGATTTTCTATTAACGAAAATCATTCTCAATTAATTGTTCATAGACTTTACATTAAGATGTCCCTAACTTGACCTACAACCTGTGTGCTGCAGGAATATGTAATAGGTATATCAGCAACTGTTTTTGAGGGTCAACTTAATGCTTGCTGGACCCATAAAATGACACGAACAGAAATTGAATTGATCCGTTCAGCTGGATTTCTTGTTTCAGTCATTCATGGCAGGTGTGCAGGCATATTTTCTGTATTAATTAAACAGTGCTTGATCACAAAATCTTTTCTCAACTCTATTTCTTATTGCACTTGAGCATAGTTGTTATGTTCTGTGATATATATCAAGATAATATTCTTTTGTACAATAAGTAATAAGCATATCTTGCAAACTCAATTTTTAAAGCTTCagaaaagataaattttagAACATTTTACCATTTAATTTCATTGATTCAGGATTTCCACTCAAGACTTTGTTTGTGAATGTGTAGGCATGATATAATTGCTGAAATATATTATGCAAGGAGACTTGCAGAGAAGTCGCATCCTGTTGCTAGAATGATAGAACTTCATGGAGGTCATCTAGTGAGCCATGAGAGGACCGCAGAGGTACATTTTTCATCTATAATTGATTTGATTACAATAAAGCAGCTCATTGGATTATGGCATGGTGAAAATCTAAGATGAAAGGATTTAAATAATCGGTgcttaataataatagtaataattataataattattattagtgCTTCTTGAAATCTATGACCATGACTTGATTGGACCATAGTTTACAAGGAGAACAGAAcctaaaaacttttcttttcccttaaaTTTCAGGTCAATCAAGCAATTCTTGAATTAATCAAGGCATCAGAAGTGAGTATCAATCCTAATGAATGGCCTAATTTGCCAAAGAAAAAGTCTGGTAAGTATTCCACGTTGAAGACAAAAgcctctctttcttcctttgattGGGTTGACATCATGACCTTTAGCTGTAGCTCAGGAGTCATTATCCAATACTATCAGAGCACCACAATCCCTATTACAAAAAATAGGGCCTTGCATGTGAGTTCACAGATAGGAGTAGGACAGATATGCATGTAAATAGGAAGTATAGTGCTGTACGAGTGCCCAATAATTCCTTATAGCACTTAGAAAGTTAGAAGTACATTCTAGTTTTAGCCCTACAGCCATTGAATATCAATATTGTGGATAAAGTGATCTGGAAATATAACCTAATGTCAGGAAATTCACTGCACCGGAATTTCTTAACTATAACTATAA from Castanea sativa cultivar Marrone di Chiusa Pesio chromosome 11, ASM4071231v1 harbors:
- the LOC142615237 gene encoding uncharacterized protein LOC142615237 isoform X1, which encodes MTRTEIELIRSAGFLVSVIHGRHDIIAEIYYARRLAEKSHPVARMIELHGGHLVSHERTAEVNQAILELIKASEVSINPNEWPNLPKKKSGWIGPRVTLIRINTEGGSNISIMLYVLSRLNIFLLYLFGLIVLAFEYGRRVLKSLKPVKVGPSLALDDSQ
- the LOC142615237 gene encoding uncharacterized protein LOC142615237 isoform X2, which encodes MTRTEIELIRSAGFLVSVIHGRHDIIAEIYYARRLAEKSHPVARMIELHGGHLVSHERTAEVNQAILELIKASEVSINPNEWPNLPKKKSGPRVTLIRINTEGGSNISIMLYVLSRLNIFLLYLFGLIVLAFEYGRRVLKSLKPVKVGPSLALDDSQ